A window of Ignicoccus hospitalis KIN4/I contains these coding sequences:
- a CDS encoding NAD-dependent epimerase/dehydratase family protein, giving the protein MKLAVVGAWGYLGANLLELTDSCGVARRSSAEKRPFLNEAFKDKEMYLIDEISEEELREVLERCGADAVVYAAGKLFGKREEMYDSHVTKALISLRVAKELGLKYVYVSSVAAMGLADACEEGGKVREEGELLKGCVPLGKYSETKAEGERAVWREGGSIVRPALIVGKWAYRPEWKLLNFARERSLPVPNMNVSSAECVAKAIERAASEPGWYLAVDGTLRDLGFRAYDLKPPKAVIKALRPVAHALVVMRYRYESRRLKC; this is encoded by the coding sequence TTGAAGCTCGCCGTCGTCGGGGCTTGGGGCTACCTGGGGGCCAACTTGTTGGAGCTAACGGACTCTTGCGGGGTGGCCCGGAGGTCCAGCGCGGAGAAGAGGCCGTTCTTGAATGAAGCTTTCAAGGATAAGGAGATGTATTTAATTGACGAAATAAGTGAAGAGGAGCTGAGGGAAGTCTTGGAGAGGTGTGGCGCGGACGCTGTAGTTTATGCTGCCGGCAAGCTCTTCGGCAAGAGAGAGGAGATGTACGATTCTCACGTGACCAAGGCATTAATTTCGTTGAGGGTAGCGAAGGAGCTCGGGCTCAAGTACGTTTACGTGAGCTCCGTGGCGGCGATGGGGCTCGCGGACGCTTGTGAGGAGGGGGGCAAGGTAAGGGAGGAAGGGGAACTCTTGAAGGGCTGCGTTCCCTTGGGGAAGTACTCCGAAACCAAGGCTGAGGGCGAGAGAGCGGTCTGGAGGGAGGGGGGCTCCATAGTGAGGCCCGCCCTAATAGTGGGCAAGTGGGCCTACCGGCCGGAGTGGAAGCTCTTGAACTTCGCGAGGGAGAGGTCCCTACCGGTCCCCAACATGAACGTAAGCAGCGCCGAGTGTGTGGCAAAGGCAATAGAAAGAGCGGCCTCGGAGCCCGGGTGGTACTTGGCGGTGGACGGCACTTTGAGGGACTTGGGCTTTAGGGCCTACGACCTCAAGCCCCCTAAGGCAGTAATAAAAGCCTTGAGGCCCGTCGCGCACGCCTTGGTGGTCATGAGGTACCGGTACGAGAGCAGGAGGCTCAAGTGCTAG
- a CDS encoding RsmD family RNA methyltransferase — MSGPDYPIEIIEEGKVKLAVPRMSDYLRPDGVYEPAHAPVFYNPKAKFNRDVAVAMGAALKERLGRLEVLEPLAGSGVRSLRYAVEAGADKVLAVDADPKAVELIKYNIRLNKLEDKVKVLLAEANAVLHSRELRGGYYDLVDVDPFGSPMPFADGAIRAARRRGLVAFTATDTAPLTGARPQSALRKYGASVRRTPFSKEVAIRVLIAALVRVAAVREVALKPEAAFFKDYYVRAHLTVERGARRVEEALSQLGYLFYRPDYSVEVVRGYPLPERVPEGTALGPLWLGPLTGPLAKRAAELVGGEVKRFLEHLIEEDSVGVPYSYKVERVASILKVNMPSPKLVVEELRAAGYKALLAHYDHTSVKTDAPAEEVFKVVKKLSPRP, encoded by the coding sequence TTGTCGGGGCCGGACTACCCCATAGAGATAATAGAGGAGGGGAAGGTCAAGCTCGCAGTCCCCAGGATGAGCGACTACTTGAGGCCCGACGGGGTCTACGAGCCCGCCCACGCGCCGGTGTTCTACAACCCCAAGGCTAAGTTCAACAGGGACGTGGCGGTCGCCATGGGGGCCGCCCTCAAGGAGAGGCTGGGGAGGCTGGAGGTCTTGGAGCCCTTGGCCGGCTCGGGGGTTAGGAGCTTGAGGTACGCCGTAGAGGCCGGGGCCGACAAGGTGCTTGCGGTGGACGCCGACCCCAAAGCGGTGGAGCTGATAAAGTACAATATAAGGTTAAACAAGCTAGAGGACAAAGTAAAGGTCTTGCTCGCAGAGGCGAACGCGGTCTTGCACTCCCGGGAGCTCAGGGGAGGCTACTACGACTTGGTGGACGTGGACCCCTTCGGCTCTCCCATGCCCTTCGCCGACGGGGCGATCAGGGCGGCCCGGAGGAGGGGCTTGGTGGCCTTCACCGCGACAGACACCGCCCCCTTGACCGGGGCGAGGCCCCAGTCGGCCTTGCGCAAGTACGGCGCCTCCGTTAGGAGGACTCCCTTTTCCAAGGAGGTTGCAATAAGGGTCTTGATAGCTGCTTTGGTGAGGGTTGCGGCTGTGAGGGAGGTGGCACTCAAGCCCGAGGCGGCGTTCTTCAAGGACTACTACGTGAGGGCCCACCTCACCGTCGAGAGGGGGGCGAGGAGGGTCGAGGAGGCCTTGTCCCAGCTGGGCTACTTGTTCTACCGCCCGGACTACTCCGTCGAGGTGGTGAGGGGCTACCCCCTCCCCGAGAGGGTGCCCGAGGGGACCGCCTTGGGCCCCCTTTGGCTGGGCCCCCTGACCGGCCCCTTGGCCAAGAGGGCCGCGGAGCTGGTCGGGGGCGAGGTCAAGCGCTTCTTGGAACACTTGATAGAGGAGGACTCCGTGGGCGTGCCGTACTCTTACAAGGTTGAGAGGGTCGCGAGCATATTGAAGGTTAACATGCCCAGCCCGAAGCTGGTCGTGGAGGAGCTCAGGGCTGCGGGCTACAAGGCCTTATTGGCCCACTACGACCACACCTCCGTTAAGACCGACGCCCCGGCGGAGGAGGTCTTCAAGGTCGTGAAGAAGCTGAGCCCGCGGCCCTAA
- a CDS encoding FprA family A-type flavoprotein, which produces MSRRRDELVMYHVAKVTEDLYVLRVDDRYTKYFEALWEIPEGITYNAYLLKTDEGDVLFDAWKRQFSSHLMEALERVTSPDRLKYVVVHHMEPDHTGSLEDVLRWAPNAKVLGHPLAGRMMNAYPKAKERFKPVKDGEVLEVGGKKLRFVHTPWLHWPETMMTWLEEEGVLLTCDAFGGYGIPLSLFDDQCVKLEEMIREMRKYVVTVIGHYREWIDRNIAKLEKLGIKPNVVAPAHGLIWRKNVDRVFQVYKDVGKSKPKENKVLLVYASMYGTVEKVARGVECELVREGMEVAVYGFNDTSRPYISEILTDASDAEVVVFATPTYEVEAFPFLKFVAQELCWKVGNGKKAVLISSYGWSSAAIEDLKKTLENCGYKSVAEVKYNAIGPTAITDEAVAEIAKKVVDAIKSS; this is translated from the coding sequence TTGTCTAGGAGGAGAGACGAGTTGGTAATGTACCACGTGGCCAAAGTCACTGAAGACTTGTACGTCCTCAGGGTGGACGACCGCTACACCAAGTACTTCGAAGCCTTGTGGGAGATACCCGAAGGCATAACGTACAACGCCTACCTACTCAAAACTGACGAAGGCGACGTGCTCTTCGACGCGTGGAAGAGGCAGTTCTCCAGCCACTTGATGGAGGCCTTGGAGAGGGTTACCTCGCCAGACCGGCTGAAGTACGTGGTCGTCCACCACATGGAGCCGGACCACACGGGAAGCTTGGAGGACGTCCTTCGCTGGGCCCCCAACGCGAAGGTCTTGGGCCACCCACTGGCCGGGAGGATGATGAACGCCTACCCCAAGGCCAAGGAGAGGTTCAAGCCGGTCAAGGACGGGGAAGTGCTGGAGGTAGGCGGCAAGAAGTTGAGGTTCGTCCACACCCCGTGGCTGCACTGGCCGGAGACCATGATGACGTGGCTTGAGGAGGAAGGGGTGCTGCTAACTTGCGACGCCTTCGGGGGCTACGGGATCCCGCTCTCCCTCTTCGACGACCAGTGCGTAAAGCTGGAAGAGATGATAAGAGAAATGAGGAAGTACGTAGTTACGGTAATAGGACATTATAGAGAGTGGATAGATAGGAACATAGCCAAGCTCGAGAAGCTCGGAATAAAGCCAAACGTGGTGGCCCCGGCCCACGGACTCATATGGAGGAAGAACGTCGACAGAGTATTCCAAGTATACAAGGACGTGGGCAAGTCCAAGCCTAAGGAGAACAAGGTGCTTCTGGTGTACGCCTCCATGTACGGCACCGTGGAGAAGGTCGCGAGGGGGGTGGAGTGCGAGCTCGTTAGGGAAGGGATGGAGGTAGCGGTTTACGGCTTCAACGACACCTCCAGGCCGTACATCTCTGAAATACTCACGGACGCTTCCGACGCGGAGGTCGTGGTGTTCGCCACCCCGACGTACGAGGTGGAGGCCTTCCCCTTCTTGAAGTTCGTAGCCCAAGAGCTGTGCTGGAAGGTCGGCAACGGCAAGAAGGCCGTCTTGATCTCCAGCTACGGCTGGTCCAGCGCCGCGATAGAGGACCTAAAGAAGACCCTAGAGAACTGCGGCTACAAGTCAGTGGCCGAGGTGAAGTATAACGCCATAGGCCCCACTGCCATAACGGACGAGGCCGTAGCGGAGATAGCCAAGAAGGTGGTAGACGCCATCAAGAGCAGCTAG